The Metabacillus sediminilitoris genome window below encodes:
- a CDS encoding putative quinol monooxygenase, producing the protein MSEIIINAVLKAKPGKGELLRTELLNIIEASRAEDSCLQYTLHESVENNDTFVFYERWKDEKALATHIETDHYKHYRQQTEQLLEKRDVYRLQIITP; encoded by the coding sequence ATGAGCGAAATTATAATCAATGCAGTTTTAAAAGCTAAACCGGGAAAAGGAGAACTGCTTCGAACAGAGTTATTAAATATTATTGAAGCATCTCGAGCCGAGGATAGCTGCCTTCAATATACTCTTCATGAATCCGTTGAAAATAATGATACATTTGTTTTCTACGAAAGATGGAAAGATGAAAAGGCACTTGCTACACATATTGAAACGGATCATTATAAGCATTATCGCCAGCAAACAGAACAGCTGCTTGAAAAACGAGATGTTTATCGTTTACAAATAATAACCCCTTAA
- a CDS encoding LysR family transcriptional regulator substrate-binding protein has protein sequence MKREIILSQEKEKAFLTIGSWPSVATVYLPYHLAQNKRLKNRSEIKIKVSYSFFDLLNNLENRNIDAAVFNDSDVNHKFYSSPLIEEEFLLFVNRQHPKYGQKEEVSFDEMIEETFVMLAEGCDARMLVEKAFLEKGEKLNIALEIDFIEANLGISILPEIFINQLSDNIKAIPITNFKITRKISVIARKESDSKQKILIQSLKGKISMT, from the coding sequence ATGAAAAGAGAAATTATCCTTAGTCAGGAGAAAGAAAAAGCATTTCTTACCATTGGTTCATGGCCAAGCGTAGCCACTGTTTATTTACCTTATCACTTAGCACAAAATAAACGCTTAAAGAACAGGTCGGAAATTAAAATTAAAGTATCCTATAGCTTCTTTGACCTTCTAAATAATTTAGAAAATAGAAATATTGATGCGGCAGTATTTAACGATAGTGATGTGAATCATAAATTCTATTCGTCTCCATTAATTGAAGAAGAGTTTCTGTTATTTGTGAATCGCCAACACCCGAAATATGGTCAGAAAGAAGAAGTATCTTTTGATGAAATGATAGAGGAAACTTTTGTCATGTTAGCTGAGGGTTGCGATGCGAGAATGTTAGTGGAAAAAGCGTTTTTAGAAAAAGGAGAAAAGCTAAATATTGCTTTAGAAATTGACTTTATTGAGGCTAATTTAGGTATATCTATTCTTCCTGAAATTTTTATTAACCAACTTAGTGACAATATTAAGGCGATTCCTATTACAAACTTCAAAATCACTCGTAAAATTTCAGTTATTGCTCGTAAAGAATCCGATAGCAAACAAAAGATCTTGATACAATCGTTGAAAGGAAAAATCTCGATGACATAA
- a CDS encoding DnaD domain-containing protein yields the protein MAKYRMVRVDFWKNPIALEEMTPEDKYFYLYLLTNSNTTQIGIYRMTKKQMAFDLGYSIETVQSLMERFTLHHKLIRYNPITRELAIKNWGKDNLQKGGKPVMDCIKTELKDVEDTSLISYVAEAITKEEIRSLYESFCKQDGEKEISDQADDDTYPETECEELDDSFVPGDTVLGQQPGIENNPEIEDQTQDVKEIVEFWDNNGFGLSNINAKLQLLSWLEDSSFLQPKAVILKAMAIACANNKRKLNYIVGILKNWENESLLTIEEIDSYHENPRPVPKNKHSTESFPAGRAIPDEVNLDLSAGEDW from the coding sequence ATGGCAAAATATCGTATGGTGAGAGTTGATTTTTGGAAGAATCCGATTGCTTTAGAAGAAATGACCCCTGAGGATAAGTATTTTTACCTTTATCTTCTTACGAATTCAAATACAACTCAAATTGGCATCTATCGAATGACGAAGAAACAAATGGCGTTTGATTTAGGGTATTCGATTGAGACTGTCCAATCATTAATGGAACGATTCACCCTGCATCACAAACTGATCCGTTACAATCCGATCACAAGAGAACTCGCGATTAAAAACTGGGGGAAAGATAACCTGCAAAAGGGCGGGAAGCCTGTTATGGATTGTATAAAAACTGAATTAAAAGATGTCGAGGATACCTCGCTTATTTCATATGTTGCCGAAGCCATTACAAAAGAGGAAATTCGCAGTCTATATGAATCTTTTTGTAAACAAGATGGAGAGAAGGAAATTAGCGATCAAGCTGATGATGATACATATCCAGAAACTGAATGTGAGGAACTTGACGATTCTTTCGTACCTGGTGATACGGTACTTGGACAACAACCAGGTATAGAGAATAATCCAGAAATAGAGGATCAAACACAAGATGTGAAAGAAATTGTTGAGTTCTGGGATAACAATGGCTTTGGTCTTTCAAATATAAATGCGAAACTGCAGCTGTTATCCTGGTTAGAGGATTCTAGCTTTTTACAACCAAAAGCTGTGATCTTAAAAGCGATGGCAATTGCCTGTGCGAATAACAAGCGAAAGCTCAATTATATTGTAGGGATTCTGAAAAACTGGGAAAATGAATCATTACTAACTATTGAAGAAATTGACTCTTATCATGAGAACCCAAGGCCAGTTCCTAAGAATAAGCATTCAACCGAATCATTTCCTGCTGGTAGAGCGATCCCAGATGAAGTAAACCTTGATCTATCAGCAGGTGAAGATTGGTGA
- a CDS encoding replicative DNA helicase codes for MNIAEKAFLGTLMKAEYLLKDTVIKPQHLEGTRHQELMRRMVEFNRAGKNIDLITLTTLPDLESFGGMSYLSELLSYADVEKFEGTEKLILDLWKEREKKNILTNAAVNDWDITKVITELDNINQMKVDDHTSIQQALTAIYEAPWEDQTILKTATTGIKKLNEMTGGFQDGEVTILAARPSMGKTDVMLHFAKMSGWAGYLPLVFSLEMPEKLITKRIIASTGGFNRRKMRDPKRMLNEDQKNKWSDVIGNLNETHMQIFDGAGQTVAEMRAKTRKLLHQFPNKKPILFIDYLTLIRSGEHYGGNSHMQVTEISKSLKTMAKDFQCPVVCLAQLNRSVESRANKRPMMSDIRESGSVEQDADVILFLYREAYYDKDSQDQTLEIIVSKNRNGPVGTVAVHYNEYTGMIEEKKEQNLIH; via the coding sequence GTGAATATTGCGGAAAAAGCGTTCCTAGGTACATTGATGAAGGCAGAGTACCTGCTCAAGGATACCGTTATAAAACCCCAGCATCTGGAAGGAACAAGGCATCAAGAATTAATGCGAAGAATGGTGGAATTTAACCGAGCTGGTAAGAATATTGATTTAATCACCTTAACAACCTTACCAGACCTCGAATCATTTGGCGGCATGTCTTACCTTTCAGAGCTGTTATCATATGCGGATGTTGAGAAATTTGAAGGTACGGAAAAGCTCATACTTGATCTTTGGAAGGAACGGGAAAAGAAAAACATTTTAACCAATGCAGCTGTGAATGATTGGGATATTACAAAGGTCATTACTGAATTGGATAACATAAACCAAATGAAAGTGGACGATCATACGTCCATCCAACAAGCATTGACAGCTATCTATGAGGCACCATGGGAGGATCAAACAATCCTAAAAACTGCCACAACAGGTATCAAAAAGCTCAACGAAATGACAGGAGGCTTTCAGGATGGAGAAGTGACAATCCTAGCGGCAAGACCCTCGATGGGAAAAACCGACGTCATGCTTCACTTTGCAAAGATGTCCGGCTGGGCTGGCTATTTGCCGCTCGTCTTCTCGTTGGAAATGCCTGAAAAGCTGATCACCAAACGAATAATTGCTTCTACAGGGGGATTTAACCGCAGAAAAATGCGGGACCCGAAAAGAATGCTAAATGAAGATCAAAAGAATAAATGGTCGGATGTGATTGGCAACCTCAATGAAACACATATGCAAATTTTTGATGGTGCTGGTCAAACGGTTGCTGAAATGAGGGCAAAAACGCGAAAATTATTGCATCAATTTCCAAACAAAAAACCAATTCTTTTTATCGATTACCTAACACTCATCCGTTCTGGCGAACATTACGGAGGGAATTCTCATATGCAGGTGACGGAAATATCCAAATCGCTCAAAACGATGGCAAAGGATTTTCAGTGCCCAGTCGTTTGTCTGGCGCAGCTGAATCGATCGGTGGAATCAAGAGCTAATAAACGGCCGATGATGTCAGATATACGGGAATCAGGCAGTGTGGAACAGGATGCCGATGTGATTTTGTTCTTGTATCGTGAAGCATATTATGACAAGGACTCTCAGGATCAAACACTAGAAATCATTGTTTCGAAAAACCGGAATGGTCCAGTTGGAACCGTCGCCGTTCATTACAATGAGTATACAGGAATGATTGAGGAGAAAAAGGAGCAGAATCTTATTCATTGA